A window of Fusarium musae strain F31 chromosome 1, whole genome shotgun sequence genomic DNA:
AATAGCCTAGGTATTCACCcgtcttggcttcatcgcCATATCTAGAGAGCGACAGGCCGTGTTTTGACACAATTTGGCCTACTGTGTTGCACCTATTCCACCCTTTCATGGTGCCGATATTGGACATAAACTTGCACGTGAACTCTGGCCCTTATGAGGAGCCTATAGGAACAATTTACGGTCTACAATTCAGGCTAGGTGCCTAAGAAGGTTGATTATACGAATGATGCCTGCAGGACAGGAGTTCTATTGATCAACATCCTTGCTGGATATCTTATAATTTCCGCCGAAGCAGCAGAAAACCAAGGGCATGATGAGCTACGTTTCACCAGGTTCGTACATAATCCCGTTATCTACGTATTTTGCGCCTCAGAAAGGGAGTTGAGTATAAAATGGTCCATTGATCCTGCTCAAAGACTTGGATTTGAGTACGCTTCCTCATCGCGGCCTGTCTTCTCTCTTCCGTCTTAACGTGTCGAAAAACCACTGACATGCGATTCAATTGCCTTCTTCCCGCCTTGATGGCGTCTACTCTGGGATTTGCCTTGCCTGATACTGATGAAAGctttcttgatcatcttgatgatggcacAGTCCATGTTTTCAAGCGGGATGTTACCATCAGCTCCCGAGATATTGAGTTGGCGAAGCGAGATGGCGTTGACCCGAATCAGAGTACATCAATCTTGAAATTCCTCACTCATTAGTACAGACAGATCTAACATCTAGTAGTGTATCGTCACTCCATGATCAAGCGCGACGATAGAGACCACGTCACTATCTGGGTGGACAACTCCTATGACGAGTCTGAGCCATACGAACCAGATATCGATGATTCGGATGTCTGGCTTGCAAAACGTCAGAAGCACCGCGTCGTCAATAACTCTTGGGAGACCGTGGGAAAAAGCAAGTGGTGTAGACTCAGTCGGGCTACCTATGTAGGCAATACTGGGCCAGGCGCCCCAACCACTGGGGGCCCCAATGCCGTTATCAACTGGAGCAAAAGCTGCAAGGGTAATTGGCGGGTCGATAAAAGATCGCAGAGAGACCTTGTTGTTGCCGGGAGCAATGGCGGAGCCAATATGCGCTTCAAAGTTGCGGGGAAAAGAGA
This region includes:
- a CDS encoding hypothetical protein (EggNog:ENOG41); protein product: MASTLGFALPDTDESFLDHLDDGTVHVFKRDVTISSRDIELAKRDGVDPNQMYRHSMIKRDDRDHVTIWVDNSYDESEPYEPDIDDSDVWLAKRQKHRVVNNSWETVGKSKWCRLSRATYVGNTGPGAPTTGGPNAVINWSKSCKGNWRVDKRSQRDLVVAGSNGGANMRFKVAGKRDIALNVDGRIGCKDVGILTETSRDRFQKQFSGKWRVRARGDVNCQVNSSACGSKGVCFPTTGSQDINWWLDNYGGTV